A single genomic interval of Helianthus annuus cultivar XRQ/B chromosome 6, HanXRQr2.0-SUNRISE, whole genome shotgun sequence harbors:
- the LOC110864056 gene encoding protein translocase subunit SECA2, chloroplastic-like, whose amino-acid sequence MLHFCSHRTSRNPSRQLTLGALLSRTWSSGQIPISCSSSFGTSLHDSWRIDNQLRGRAGRQGDPGSTRFMVSLQDEVFQKFNFDTEWAVNLISRITNDEDVPIEGDAIVRQVYQKR is encoded by the exons ATGTTGCATTTTTGTTCACATCGGACAAGCCGGAATCCAAGTCGGCAACTAACGCTGGGAGCTCTATTGTCTCGAACATGGTCGTCTGGTCAGATCCCTATCTCCTGTTCTTCTTCCTTTGGCACATCGTTGCACGACTCTTGGAGAATTGATAATCAA CTTCGTGGCAGAGCAGGAAGGCAAGGAGATCCTGGATCAACACGTTTCATGGTTAG TTTGCAGGATGAAGTGTTCCAAAAGTTCAACTTTGACACTGAGTGGGCGGTGAATCTGATATCGAGGATCACAAACGATGAGGACGTGCCAATTGAAGGTGATGCAATTGTTCGACAAGTGTACCAGAAGAG GTGA
- the LOC110944853 gene encoding uncharacterized protein LOC110944853 produces MADARNVNDDNDDNNDVARQEAFENKVTEVAEGVMQANLPRLAQEVESRVLGVVDAMMTSRFEELKELTEGSKGRGKERRCTYKDFMACHPMTYDGKIDPVECQRWVSNIEAVFIRSRCDKEDQVMFATGLLTHQAKDWWDAHSKEVGEDRLQVMTWQEFKGPFMRYHCPQSAIDKIQEDFLRLRQKNEPVNEISNTFMDKMKFCGDLVTTERMKINRFYGVLKAEIREFITPSKCETLEELINLARDREIEIKRQEERGEKRPSEKGASFSPSKNGKFQDQGRKGKSKGGITPCKTCGKLHTGECLLGKKGCFKCGKEGHSSYQCPNNPKTCFNCFERGHIKSECPKLQQESNKEDKKQEGSKAKGRMFQITSEEAKSQPNVVSGIFLINSIPVYVLFDTGATMSFISSEIVQHPSFKIERMSMPLEVEIADSKNYLLHEICKDCKLTIEDEEFAIDLIPMILGEFKVIVGMDWMSQNHAEINCETKTILLQTPSGRRLNVQGERKMEAKLCTLVQATKYVLNGSRAYLAYVVNTQQGSPKLEDVEIVNEFPDVFPEELPGLPPEREVEFNIELNPGAKPIAKAPYRLAPTEMRELMTQLQDLLDKGFIRPNDILVYSQSKDEHAVHLREVLEVLRKDKLYAKFSKCAFWLREVQFLGHVINSEGVLVDPSKIDAVMKKKEKFVWGKEQEEAFRMLKEKLSRPPVLTLPDGTEDLVVYSDASHQGLGCVLMQRGRVIAYASRQLKPHEVNYPTHDLELAAVVFALKIWRHYLYGAKCTIYSDHKSLKYFFEQKDLNMRQRGWLELIKDYDCDILYHPGKANVVADALSRKEYPSPLRVKSMKMTVTPRLLETIRESQIKSLGAEDLKKERLKGVIDNLEENSTGLKTRFGRIWIPRFCEVKAALLDENKVESSSSSAKSLCRQEKGPIEFQVGDFVLLKVSPWKGIIRFRKRGKLGPRYIGPFKILARVGWVAYRLELPPALDGIHNTFHVSQLRKCLADETALVPLDDIELDEGLNYVEKPIAIKDFKVKNLRNKAVKQVLVQWRHRKGSDLTWEAEDEMRKHYPFLFGLS; encoded by the exons ATGGCTGATGCAAGAAATGttaatgatgataatgatgataacaaTGATGTGGCTAGACAAGAAGCATTCGAGAACAAAGTTACGGAAGTAGCGGAAGGGGTTATGCAAGCCAATCTTCCACGATTGGCTCAAGAAGTAGAAAGCCGAGTTCTGGGGGTTGTGGATGCTATGATGACCAGTAGGTTCGAAGAATTGAAAGAATTAACCGAAGGATCCAAGGGTAGAGGTAAGGAACGAAGGTGCACTTATAAGGATTTTATGGCATGCCATCCGATGACGTATGACGGTAAAATCGACCCAGTTGAATGTCAAAGATGGGTCTCGAATATAGAGGCGGTGTTTATACGGAGTCGGTGCGATAAGGAGGACCAAGTGATGTTCGCCACCGGTTTATTAACCCATCaggcgaaagattggtgggatgcgcACAGCAAGGAAGTAGGCGAAGATAGACTGCAAGTTATGACTTGGCAAGAGTTCAAGGGGCCCTTCATGAGATATCATTGCCCTCAGTCGGCTATCGACAAGATTCAGGAGGATTTCTTACGCCTCCGGCAGAAAAACGAACCAGTTAATGAAATATCAAACACttttatggataagatgaagttctgtggGGATTTGGTAACAACCGAAAGAATGAAGATAAATCGTTTCTATGGCGTGTTAAAGGCAGAAATTAGAGAGTTCATCACTCCCTCAAAATGTGAAACCCTCGAGGAGCTCATTAATTTAGCACGGGATAGAGAGATCGAGATTAAAAGGCAAGAAGAGCGAGGTGAAAAGAGACCGAGTGAAAAGGGTGCAAGTTTTAGTCCATCTAAAAACGGGAAGTTTCAGGATCAAGGAAGAAAGGGTAAGTCAAAAGGTGGAATTACACCATGCAAGACTTGTGGGAAGCTCCATACCGGAGAATGTTTGTTAGGCAAAAAGGGGTGCTTCAAATGCGGTAAGGAGGGGCATTCGTCTTATCAATGCCCGAACAACCCAAAGACTTGTTTCAACTGTTTTGAAAGGGGGCATATCAAGTCGGAATGCCCAAAGCTTCAGCAAGAGTCAAACAAAGaagataagaagcaagagggttCTAAGGCGAAGGGGAGAATGTTTCAAATCACATCGGAAGAAGCCAAATCCCAGCCGAATGTGGTTTCAGGTATCTTTCTAATAAACTCAATAccggtttatgttttgtttgataccGGGGCCACTATGTCGTTTATCTCTAGTGAAATCGTACAACATCCTTCCTTTAAGATTGAACGAATGTcaatgcccttagaagtagaaaTAGCAGATAGTAAAAATTATTTGTTGCACGAAATATGTAAGGATTGTAAATTAACCATCGAGGATGAGGAGTTTGctattgatctcatacctatgATCTTGGGGGAATTTAAAgtaatagtgggtatggattggatgTCTCAAAACCACGCGGAGATAAATTGTGAAACCAAAACTATACTTCTCCAAACTCCAAGTGGAAGACGATTAAATGTACAAGGCGAAAGAAAGATGGAAGCGAAGTTATGTACTCTCGTTCAAGCTACCAAGTATGTGCTCAATGGGAGTAGAGCATATTTAGCTTACGTAGTAAATACTCAACAAGGCTCCCCGAAGCTTGAAGATGTTGAGATTGTGAACGAATTTCCGGATGTATTCCCGGAGGAATTGCCGGGACTCCCTCCCGAGCGAGAAGTAGAATTTAATATCGAATTGAATCCGGGTGCGAAACCGATCGCGAAGGCTCCCTATAGATTAGCTCCCACGGAAATGCGGGAATTAATGACACAATTACAAGACCTCCTAGACAAGGGCTTCATACGCCCaa atgatattctggTTTATTCACAAAGCAAAGACGAACATGCAGTACACTTGCGTGAAGTACTTGAAGTTCTCCGTAAGGATAAACTCtacgcaaaattttcaaaatgcgccTTTTGGCTTAGGGAAGTGCAGTTTCTGGGGCACGTGATAAATTCGGAGGGTGTTTTAGTTGATCCTTCAAAGATCGATGCTGTAATGAA aaagaaagagaagtttgTGTGGGGAAAAGAACAGGAGGAGGCTTTTCGAATGTTAAAAGAGAAACTATCACGTCCCCCGGTCTTGACATTACCAGACGGAACTGAAGACCTGGTGGTCTATTCAGACGCTTCACACCAGGGATTAGGTTGCGTTCTAATGCAAAGAGGGAGagttatcgcttatgcttcacgacaattgaAGCCACATGAGGTGAACTACCCAACCCACGACTTAGAATTGGCGGCGGTAGTGTTCgcattaaagatttggaggcattatctatatgggGCAAAATGTACCATTTACTCggaccacaaaagccttaaataCTTCTTTGAACAGAAAGATCTAAATATGAGGCAGCGGGGGTGGTTAGAACTTATcaaagattatgattgtgatatcctttATCACCCGGGAAAGGCAAACGTGGTAGCCGATGCGTTAAGCCGTAAAGAGTATCCATCTCCCCTTCGAGTGAAATCCATGAAGATGACAGTTACGCCAAGATTACTCGAGACGATACGCGAATCCCAAATAAAGTCGCTCGGAGCAGAAGACCTGAAGAAAGAACGATTAAAAGGTGTGATCGATAATCTAGAAGAGAATTCGACTGGACTTAAGACGCGGTTCGGCCGAATTTGGATCCCACGATTCTGTGAAGTCAAGGCTGCTTTGCTCGACGAG AACAAAGTTGAAAGCAGCTCAAGCTCGGCAAAAAGCTTATGCAGACAAGAGAAGGGTCCTAttgaattccaagtcggagattttGTCTTGCTAAAAgtgtccccatggaagggtataatcCGTTTTCGCAAACGGGGAAAGTTAGGTCCTCGTTACATCGGGCCGTTTAAAATCTTAGCTCGGGTTGGATGGGTTGCATATCGACTAGAATTACCGCCTGCTCTAGACGGGATTCACAATACCTTCCACGTGTCGCAATTAAGGAAGTGTCTTGCAGATGAGACAGCACTAGTACCTCTCGATGATATCGAGTTGGACGAAGGGTTAAATTATGTCGAAAAACCCATAGCCATTAAGGACTTCAAGGTGAAGAATCTCCGCAACAAAGCTGTTAAACAAGTGTTGGTTCAATGGCGACACCGAAAAGGTTCAGATCTTACATGGGAAGCAGAAGATGAAATGAGGAAACACTATCCTTTTCTTTTCG GCTTAAGTTAA
- the LOC118479920 gene encoding uncharacterized protein LOC118479920 isoform X1: protein MKLFFALTLLILSTLLYEVQGINRKVSEKPTSSTITSTVGTNFPGFEKKGKKKHLTEALGYSNIKPYFDLQNNKNEGKKSNPQLKIKSTRESFSIRSSPSNVVKPPYQDVVDVVELDYSPPKINTPIHN, encoded by the exons atgAAGCTCTTTTTTGCATTGACTCTACTAATTCTCTCCACTCTTCTTTATGAAGTTCAAG GAATAAATAGAAAAGTTTCGGAAAAACCCACATCTTCCACCATCACTTCCACGGTTGGTACTAATTTCCCAGGTTttgaaaaaaaaggaaaaaagaaacATTTAACAGAAGCTCTTGGTTACAGTAACATAAAACCATATTTTGACTTGCAGAACAACAAGAATGAAGGAAAGAAAAGCAACCCACAATTGAAGATCAAATCTACTAGAGAAAGTTTTTCCATTAGGTCATCACCTTCAAATGTTGTGAAACCACCTTACCAAGATGTTGTAGATGTAGTTGAGTTAGATTATTCTCCACCCAAGATAAACACTCCTATACACAACTAA
- the LOC118479920 gene encoding uncharacterized protein LOC118479920 isoform X2 yields the protein MKLFFALTLLILSTLLYEVQGINRKVSEKPTSSTITSTNNKNEGKKSNPQLKIKSTRESFSIRSSPSNVVKPPYQDVVDVVELDYSPPKINTPIHN from the exons atgAAGCTCTTTTTTGCATTGACTCTACTAATTCTCTCCACTCTTCTTTATGAAGTTCAAG GAATAAATAGAAAAGTTTCGGAAAAACCCACATCTTCCACCATCACTTCCACG AACAACAAGAATGAAGGAAAGAAAAGCAACCCACAATTGAAGATCAAATCTACTAGAGAAAGTTTTTCCATTAGGTCATCACCTTCAAATGTTGTGAAACCACCTTACCAAGATGTTGTAGATGTAGTTGAGTTAGATTATTCTCCACCCAAGATAAACACTCCTATACACAACTAA